The following proteins are co-located in the Chryseobacterium scophthalmum genome:
- a CDS encoding HD domain-containing protein, with protein MSNIIQNTIQFVKEKLEGAEAGHDWFHIERVWKLSKKIAQTEDCNLEVVELSALLHDIADPKFHNGDETLALKISREFLESQNVEEKIIQQVLFVIQNISFKNRGEAPKDLPIELKVVQDADRIDAIGAIGVARTFNFGGFKNNLMYHPDIQPKLNMSKEEYKKSNGTTINHFYEKLLLLKDLMNTNEGKKIAEERHQFMLTFLDQFMKEWNVD; from the coding sequence ATGAGCAACATCATACAAAACACAATACAATTTGTAAAAGAAAAACTAGAAGGAGCAGAAGCTGGTCACGACTGGTTTCACATTGAAAGAGTCTGGAAACTTTCTAAAAAAATTGCTCAGACCGAAGATTGTAATCTTGAAGTTGTAGAACTTTCTGCTTTATTGCATGATATTGCCGACCCAAAATTTCATAATGGAGACGAAACTTTAGCTCTGAAAATTTCAAGAGAATTTTTAGAAAGTCAGAATGTTGAAGAAAAAATTATTCAACAGGTTTTATTTGTTATTCAGAATATTTCATTTAAAAATAGGGGAGAAGCTCCCAAAGATTTACCTATCGAGCTTAAAGTCGTTCAAGATGCTGATAGAATCGATGCGATTGGTGCGATTGGTGTGGCAAGAACTTTTAATTTCGGTGGTTTTAAAAATAATCTGATGTATCATCCCGATATTCAGCCAAAATTGAATATGTCTAAAGAAGAGTATAAAAAATCGAACGGAACAACAATTAATCATTTCTACGAAAAACTGTTGCTTTTGAAAGACTTAATGAATACCAATGAAGGCAAAAAAATAGCCGAAGAAAGACATCAGTTTATGCTGACTTTCCTCGACCAGTTTATGAAAGAATGGAATGTAGATTAA
- a CDS encoding DUF72 domain-containing protein yields the protein MKFGQVEDPSQIDFTLPKDHSKTKEILKQNKKGLENISIGCAKWNKTDLKGFYPKGTKDELAYYSTQFNSIELNATFYGMPSSEQVLTWKEKTPENFKFFPKITNTVSHFRRLLNIDDVVTQFATAVLNFDDKLGMVFLQLHDNFKPKDYERLEQFVNKWPKEVPLAIELRNTEWFTDEEILDKTCELFEQNNITNIIVDTAGRRDMLHMRLTTPNAFIRYVGANHESDYARLEDWLDRLTTWKKEGLQNLYFFVHQNIEKASPLLSAYFIEKMNEAWKTDLQVPKMGQENMPSLF from the coding sequence ATGAAATTCGGACAAGTAGAAGATCCTTCACAAATAGATTTTACCTTACCAAAAGATCATTCCAAAACCAAAGAAATTTTAAAGCAAAACAAAAAAGGACTGGAAAACATTTCGATTGGCTGCGCAAAATGGAATAAAACTGATTTGAAAGGCTTTTATCCTAAAGGTACAAAAGACGAATTGGCTTATTACTCTACACAATTTAATTCGATTGAATTGAATGCGACTTTCTATGGAATGCCGAGTTCTGAACAGGTTTTAACGTGGAAAGAAAAAACACCGGAAAATTTCAAGTTTTTTCCCAAAATCACTAATACCGTTTCTCATTTCAGAAGACTTTTGAATATTGATGATGTGGTAACGCAGTTTGCAACGGCAGTTCTTAATTTTGATGATAAATTAGGAATGGTTTTCTTACAGCTTCATGATAATTTTAAACCAAAAGATTACGAAAGGCTTGAACAGTTTGTGAATAAATGGCCTAAAGAAGTTCCTTTAGCCATCGAACTCAGAAATACAGAATGGTTTACTGATGAAGAAATTTTAGATAAAACCTGCGAACTTTTCGAGCAAAATAATATTACGAACATTATTGTAGATACAGCAGGAAGACGAGATATGCTTCACATGAGATTGACGACTCCAAATGCTTTTATCCGTTATGTCGGTGCTAATCATGAATCAGATTATGCCCGATTGGAAGATTGGCTAGACCGATTGACGACGTGGAAAAAAGAAGGTCTTCAGAATTTGTATTTTTTCGTGCATCAAAATATCGAAAAAGCATCTCCGCTTCTTTCAGCCTATTTTATTGAAAAGATGAATGAAGCTTGGAAAACGGATCTTCAGGTTCCAAAAATGGGACAGGAAAATATGCCTAGTTTATTTTAG
- a CDS encoding LytTR family transcriptional regulator DNA-binding domain-containing protein → MSKLLFLFGVLLFQTFLFSQQKSIVFSAETDSISLYQNAQIAYTNQENLSPKFINQLDFKTFNQLSLKQYPIPDTLQYAVIKFSVLNTQDKNTHLYLSAKEDIAYMQAYELKDNRYQLIAKTGYANRVSDFSIKNNDRQLILSPEKNTISQYIVYLKKYKYILPIPEIELQSETKYLKGIEKKQSKPLSLYFLFTIFIAGFQFALLIFGIFKIYVLGFKRIYFFFSLQCLLFILFYLNEIHIIVFETRFLSFINNKMVYEALGDLFIVVFNFLIISFFDLDKKSFLYRFLVGITIFWVILFFVEALPFVNNPTVISVFRFILNTAAIVDFITLTCVFYFAYFHRNGYRKYLFIGVFIAMISSFEVALPRFLNLINLDPNWIKISDSSYLLLQICDNLNFCFFFISFIMREKELSIEKESLEKEHTQTIDELKNLKKIIEKENIILKDKTKINLDQLVYIKADDHYLNVHTIENKNHFVRGKLADIIEELPANFVKCHRSYIINKNYIKQSQSKFITMSDNSEIPISRNFKM, encoded by the coding sequence ATGTCAAAACTTTTGTTCTTATTTGGAGTATTATTATTCCAGACGTTTTTATTTTCGCAGCAGAAGAGCATTGTATTTTCGGCAGAGACAGATAGTATTTCGTTGTATCAAAATGCTCAGATTGCATATACCAATCAAGAAAATTTATCGCCAAAATTTATCAATCAGTTAGATTTCAAAACCTTTAATCAACTTAGTTTAAAACAATATCCAATTCCGGATACTTTGCAATATGCCGTGATAAAATTCAGTGTTCTAAATACCCAGGATAAAAACACGCATCTTTATCTTTCTGCCAAAGAAGACATTGCTTACATGCAGGCTTATGAGCTTAAAGACAATCGTTATCAGCTCATTGCAAAAACAGGTTATGCCAATAGAGTTTCTGATTTCTCGATTAAGAATAATGACAGACAGCTTATTTTGAGTCCTGAAAAAAATACTATTTCTCAATATATTGTCTATCTTAAAAAATACAAATACATTCTCCCGATTCCTGAAATTGAACTTCAAAGTGAAACGAAATACCTGAAAGGAATTGAAAAAAAACAAAGCAAACCTCTAAGCTTATACTTTTTGTTCACCATTTTTATTGCAGGATTTCAGTTTGCTCTGCTCATATTTGGGATTTTCAAAATTTATGTTTTGGGATTCAAGAGAATTTATTTCTTCTTTTCGTTGCAATGTCTTTTGTTCATTTTATTTTATCTGAATGAAATTCATATTATCGTTTTTGAAACTAGGTTTCTATCTTTCATTAACAACAAAATGGTTTATGAAGCTTTAGGAGACTTATTTATTGTTGTATTTAATTTTTTGATTATCAGTTTTTTTGATTTAGATAAAAAATCATTCTTATACCGCTTTTTAGTTGGGATTACTATCTTTTGGGTTATTCTGTTTTTCGTGGAAGCTTTACCCTTCGTTAATAATCCTACAGTAATCTCCGTTTTCAGATTTATACTTAATACGGCTGCAATTGTAGATTTCATTACCTTAACTTGTGTATTTTATTTTGCATATTTTCATAGAAATGGTTACCGAAAATATCTTTTTATTGGAGTTTTTATTGCAATGATCAGTTCGTTTGAAGTAGCACTTCCAAGATTTCTCAATTTAATTAATCTCGATCCTAATTGGATAAAAATCTCAGATTCATCCTATCTTCTGCTGCAGATTTGTGATAATCTCAACTTTTGTTTTTTCTTCATTTCTTTTATTATGCGGGAAAAAGAACTGTCTATTGAAAAAGAGTCTCTTGAAAAAGAACATACTCAAACAATCGATGAGCTAAAAAATCTGAAAAAAATTATCGAAAAAGAAAACATTATTCTAAAAGATAAAACCAAAATAAACCTTGATCAGCTCGTTTATATAAAAGCTGATGACCATTATCTCAATGTACATACCATTGAAAATAAAAACCATTTTGTAAGAGGTAAACTTGCCGATATTATAGAAGAACTTCCCGCCAATTTTGTAAAATGTCACCGTTCTTATATCATCAATAAAAATTATATCAAACAATCGCAGTCAAAATTTATAACGATGTCAGACAATTCAGAAATTCCTATTTCGCGTAATTTTAAAATGTAA
- a CDS encoding helix-turn-helix transcriptional regulator has translation MKNTIKIERALKNITQEDLAKKIGVSRQTINAMEAGRYVPSTVLALKIAKYFDKKVEDIFELEDGD, from the coding sequence ATGAAAAACACCATTAAAATAGAAAGAGCTTTAAAGAATATAACTCAGGAAGATTTGGCAAAAAAAATCGGGGTTTCACGACAGACCATCAATGCCATGGAAGCCGGTAGGTATGTTCCCTCAACAGTTTTAGCATTGAAAATTGCAAAATATTTCGACAAAAAAGTGGAAGATATTTTTGAGCTGGAAGATGGGGATTAA
- a CDS encoding ribonucleoside-diphosphate reductase subunit alpha, with protein MEEQNTNIWWLNEESEQMLNRGYLLKGETVDGAIDRITTAAAKRLYKPELQPAFKEMITKGWISFSSPVWANMGTQRGLPISCFNVHIPDSIEGITHKMGEVIMQTKIGGGTSGYFGELRNRGTAVTDNGKSSGAVSFMKLFDTAMDVVSQGGVRRGAFAAYLDIDHGDIEEFLSIKDIGSPIQNLFTGICVPDYWMQDMIDGDMDKRKIWARVLESRQQKGLPYIFFTDNVNRNKPQVYKDLGLTVNASNLCSEIMLPSTREESFICCLSSMNLELYDEWKDTDAVKLAIYFLDAVLSEFIEKTEGNYYLQGARNFAMRHRALGLGVLGYHSYLQKNMIPFESFEATQFNARAFKRIKEQADIATRELANIYGEPDLLKGYGIRNTTTMAIAPTTSSSAILGQTSPGIEPFASNYYKAGLAKGNFMRKNKYLAKLLEEKGLDNEDTWRTIMLNHGSVQHLNELTDEEKAVFKTFKEISPMEIISQAAQRQQYIDQAQSLNLQIPSTMPVKDVNYLYIEAWKKGVKTLYYQRSSSVSKEMMVNFVSCSACEA; from the coding sequence ATGGAAGAACAAAATACAAATATCTGGTGGCTCAACGAAGAATCTGAGCAAATGTTGAACAGAGGTTACCTTCTGAAAGGAGAAACCGTAGACGGAGCGATTGACAGAATCACCACTGCCGCTGCAAAAAGATTATACAAACCCGAATTACAGCCTGCTTTCAAGGAAATGATCACCAAAGGATGGATCAGCTTTTCTTCTCCGGTTTGGGCAAATATGGGAACACAGAGAGGTCTTCCAATCTCATGTTTCAACGTACATATTCCTGACAGCATTGAAGGAATTACCCACAAAATGGGTGAAGTCATCATGCAAACGAAAATCGGAGGCGGAACTTCAGGGTACTTCGGGGAACTTCGTAATAGAGGAACTGCCGTAACCGACAACGGAAAATCTTCAGGAGCTGTTTCTTTTATGAAGCTTTTTGATACCGCAATGGATGTGGTTTCTCAAGGTGGTGTAAGAAGAGGTGCTTTTGCAGCTTATCTGGATATTGACCACGGAGATATTGAAGAATTTTTATCTATTAAAGATATCGGAAGCCCGATTCAGAACTTATTTACCGGAATTTGTGTTCCTGATTACTGGATGCAGGATATGATTGACGGTGATATGGATAAACGTAAAATCTGGGCAAGAGTTTTGGAAAGCCGTCAGCAAAAAGGTTTACCCTATATTTTCTTTACCGATAACGTTAACAGAAATAAGCCACAGGTTTATAAAGACTTAGGATTAACAGTAAATGCAAGTAATCTTTGTTCGGAAATTATGCTTCCGTCAACAAGAGAAGAATCTTTCATCTGCTGTCTTTCTTCAATGAACTTAGAATTGTATGACGAGTGGAAAGATACTGACGCTGTAAAATTAGCAATCTATTTCCTTGACGCTGTTTTATCTGAATTTATCGAAAAAACGGAAGGGAATTACTATCTTCAAGGAGCAAGAAACTTCGCAATGCGTCACAGAGCGCTTGGTTTGGGAGTTTTAGGTTACCATTCTTACCTTCAGAAAAACATGATTCCGTTTGAAAGTTTTGAGGCGACTCAGTTCAATGCAAGAGCTTTCAAAAGAATTAAAGAACAGGCAGATATCGCGACAAGAGAATTAGCAAACATTTACGGAGAACCAGACTTGTTAAAAGGTTACGGAATCCGTAATACCACCACAATGGCGATTGCTCCTACAACTTCTAGTTCAGCAATTTTGGGACAAACTTCTCCTGGAATCGAGCCTTTTGCTTCAAATTACTACAAAGCAGGTTTAGCAAAAGGAAACTTTATGCGTAAGAATAAATATCTTGCTAAATTGTTGGAAGAAAAAGGTCTTGACAACGAAGATACTTGGAGAACAATTATGCTAAATCACGGTTCGGTACAGCATTTAAATGAATTGACTGACGAAGAAAAAGCAGTATTTAAAACATTCAAAGAAATTTCTCCAATGGAGATTATTTCTCAGGCTGCACAAAGACAACAGTACATCGATCAGGCGCAGTCTCTGAATTTACAGATTCCTTCAACAATGCCTGTAAAAGATGTTAACTATCTTTACATCGAAGCTTGGAAAAAAGGAGTAAAAACTTTATATTACCAAAGAAGTTCGTCTGTTTCTAAGGAAATGATGGTGAATTTTGTGAGCTGTTCGGCGTGTGAAGCTTAA
- a CDS encoding toll/interleukin-1 receptor domain-containing protein: MARCTAPRYGHRSASAAENCPACSSRYNRSYYSPSYSSPSYSYSSPSGSSGSSSGNRSRSVKARWSSSNSTILYTPEEIRTLTPVRENVVKRSILPDLRDVFLCHAWDDRKGPAKDLHDLLESKGVSVWFSEKDVLLGSPLMREIDRGLAKSKVGIVLVTPSFLERINNAGIADKELSALLARDLLIPIVHNTTYDNLRDVSPLLGSRSGLSTTEDTMEEIAAKLAELVTPEDTLIKA; this comes from the coding sequence ATGGCAAGATGTACAGCTCCCCGTTATGGACACCGTTCCGCAAGCGCAGCAGAAAACTGTCCTGCGTGTAGTAGTCGTTACAACCGTAGTTATTACTCACCATCTTACTCGTCACCGTCTTATTCATATTCCTCTCCTTCAGGTAGCTCAGGAAGCAGTAGTGGTAATAGATCAAGAAGTGTAAAAGCTCGATGGTCTTCATCTAACTCAACAATATTATACACGCCAGAAGAAATACGAACTCTAACACCTGTTCGTGAAAATGTTGTAAAACGTTCTATTTTACCCGACTTACGTGATGTTTTTCTTTGTCATGCTTGGGACGATCGTAAAGGACCAGCGAAAGATTTACACGATTTATTGGAATCTAAAGGTGTTTCTGTGTGGTTTAGCGAAAAAGATGTTTTATTAGGTTCTCCTTTAATGCGTGAAATTGATAGAGGATTAGCAAAGTCTAAAGTAGGTATCGTGTTGGTTACACCATCATTTCTTGAACGCATTAACAATGCTGGAATTGCAGATAAAGAACTATCTGCTTTATTAGCGCGTGATTTGCTAATTCCAATTGTACACAATACAACTTATGACAATTTACGTGACGTTAGTCCTTTACTTGGATCAAGAAGTGGTTTAAGTACTACAGAGGATACAATGGAAGAAATAGCCGCTAAATTAGCAGAATTGGTCACTCCTGAAGATACATTAATTAAAGCGTAA
- a CDS encoding ribonucleotide-diphosphate reductase subunit beta: MGIFDKRISYKPFEYPEVLQFTEAINKSFWVHSEVDFTADVQDFQSQLEPHEKNAVKNALLAIAQIEVSVKTFWGNLYNHMPKPELNGLGATFAECEFRHSEAYSRLLEVLGYNEAFTHVVEVPALKKRIDFLSNVLKHANSTTPKEYVSSLLLFSILIENVSLFSQFAIILSFTRFKGYMKNVSNIIAWTSIDEQIHANAGIYLINKIREEQPDLLTDSDIEDIYTLVDQSIELEGEIIEWIFEMGEFNFFTKEDLLNFMKYRVDDSLKKINMATRYNITPEQYRPMVWFEEEVFANSMDDFFAKRPVDYTKHDKSITANDLF; this comes from the coding sequence ATGGGAATTTTCGATAAAAGAATTAGTTACAAGCCATTTGAGTACCCTGAAGTTCTTCAGTTTACAGAAGCTATCAACAAATCGTTTTGGGTACACTCGGAAGTAGATTTCACGGCAGACGTTCAGGATTTTCAGTCGCAGCTTGAGCCGCACGAAAAAAATGCTGTAAAAAATGCACTTTTAGCGATCGCCCAGATTGAAGTTTCGGTAAAAACTTTTTGGGGAAATCTTTACAACCACATGCCAAAACCTGAGCTTAACGGTCTTGGAGCTACTTTTGCAGAGTGCGAATTCCGTCATTCTGAAGCATACTCTCGTTTGCTTGAAGTTCTGGGTTACAATGAAGCATTTACTCACGTTGTAGAAGTTCCGGCTCTTAAAAAGAGAATCGACTTCCTATCAAATGTTTTGAAGCACGCCAATTCTACCACTCCAAAAGAGTATGTGTCTTCTCTTTTGTTATTCAGTATTTTGATAGAAAACGTTTCGCTTTTCTCACAATTTGCAATCATTCTTTCTTTCACAAGATTCAAAGGATACATGAAAAATGTTTCCAATATCATCGCTTGGACTTCTATTGATGAGCAGATTCACGCCAATGCAGGTATTTATCTGATCAATAAAATCCGTGAAGAGCAACCTGATCTTTTGACTGATTCTGATATTGAAGATATTTACACTTTGGTTGACCAATCTATCGAATTGGAAGGTGAAATCATCGAATGGATTTTTGAAATGGGTGAATTTAATTTTTTCACAAAAGAAGACTTGTTAAACTTTATGAAATACCGTGTTGACGACAGTTTAAAGAAAATCAATATGGCAACTCGTTACAACATCACTCCGGAACAATACAGACCGATGGTTTGGTTCGAAGAGGAAGTTTTTGCGAACTCTATGGATGATTTCTTTGCAAAAAGACCGGTAGATTATACAAAGCACGATAAGAGTATTACGGCGAACGATTTATTTTAA
- a CDS encoding ABC transporter ATP-binding protein, with amino-acid sequence MLVIQDLNKSYDTGKSKLHVLKGINLNISEGEFVSIMGSSGSGKSTLLNIIGILDEKDSGTYELDGIPIEHLNEVKAAEYRSKFLGFVFQSFNLIGYKTAIENVALPLYYQNVSRKERNQKALEYLEKVGLAQWANHLPNELSGGQKQRVAIARALITDPKVILADEPTGALDSKTTHDIMKLLQDINNEGKTIIVVTHEPDVAAQTKRNVILRDGIIESDEFIKQIVL; translated from the coding sequence ATGTTAGTAATTCAGGATCTCAATAAATCATACGACACGGGCAAGAGTAAACTGCACGTTCTCAAAGGAATTAACCTCAATATCTCTGAAGGTGAATTTGTCTCTATTATGGGAAGTTCAGGTTCCGGAAAATCAACTTTGCTGAATATTATCGGAATTTTGGATGAAAAAGATTCAGGTACTTATGAGCTGGATGGAATTCCTATCGAACACCTAAATGAAGTGAAAGCTGCAGAATACCGGTCAAAATTTCTGGGATTTGTATTTCAGTCTTTCAATTTGATTGGGTACAAAACGGCTATAGAAAATGTAGCGCTTCCTTTATACTATCAAAATGTTTCAAGAAAAGAAAGAAACCAAAAGGCTTTAGAATATTTGGAGAAAGTAGGATTGGCACAATGGGCAAATCACTTACCGAATGAACTTTCTGGTGGACAAAAACAGAGAGTTGCCATTGCAAGAGCATTAATTACAGATCCAAAAGTAATTCTTGCCGATGAACCAACCGGAGCATTAGATTCAAAAACCACGCATGATATTATGAAGCTTCTTCAGGATATCAACAACGAAGGAAAAACAATCATCGTTGTAACCCACGAACCTGATGTTGCCGCTCAAACCAAAAGAAATGTCATCTTACGAGACGGAATTATAGAAAGTGATGAGTTTATAAAGCAGATTGTGCTTTAA
- a CDS encoding four helix bundle protein — MFLNLNHYKIDVYKSARELRFECYKILNRLPIEEKFNLKDQIRRASTSVVLNITEGCSRKSETERKRYFEIARGSVIELDSCFDIIFESEYLTLNDMEKAGSKLKTSFILLSGMLK, encoded by the coding sequence ATGTTTTTAAATCTCAATCATTATAAAATTGATGTTTACAAATCGGCACGAGAGTTAAGATTTGAATGTTATAAAATATTAAATAGACTTCCAATTGAAGAAAAATTTAATTTAAAAGATCAGATACGAAGAGCCTCAACATCTGTAGTACTGAATATCACAGAAGGGTGTTCAAGAAAATCTGAGACGGAAAGAAAAAGGTATTTTGAAATAGCAAGAGGTTCTGTTATAGAATTAGATTCTTGTTTTGATATTATTTTTGAATCCGAATATCTTACTTTAAATGATATGGAAAAGGCTGGAAGTAAATTAAAAACATCATTTATTCTTTTGAGTGGAATGTTGAAATAG
- a CDS encoding ABC transporter permease translates to MFDLDRWQEIFSSIRSNVLRTVLSGFTVALGLFIFIVLFGIGKGLQNAFTEGFARDAQNLISIFTGKTTIAYNGLQSDRQVTMDNDDYDFLINNDKEKVGYSSPRYTANLMVKYGKESGNYQINGADTEEKYIENRKMLEGRYLSPMDLQRKQNVAVIGRMVQRDLIKNGSPVGKDLDINGTMFKIVGVFSDDGGDWDERHISIPITTLQQMKKGSDTVSTVYIAYNENLNPEQAIKYGDELKSRLKSRKNVSPDDENGVRVWNNAQNMSDTFTFMAVLTGIVGFIGIGTLLAGIIGISNIMVYIVKERTKEIGVRKAIGAKPGSIVALIVQESVVITVVSGFVGVGLGVLALNLIGDNLEEYFIKNPSVGWFEIIAAFIALVFSGLIAGFVPAYRASKIKPIEALRTE, encoded by the coding sequence ATGTTTGACCTAGATCGTTGGCAGGAAATATTCAGTTCAATTCGCAGTAATGTATTGCGAACGGTGCTTTCGGGCTTTACCGTGGCTTTGGGTCTGTTTATTTTTATTGTTCTTTTCGGAATTGGGAAAGGTTTGCAGAATGCTTTCACCGAAGGTTTTGCAAGAGATGCCCAAAACCTGATTTCTATTTTTACAGGAAAAACAACGATTGCTTACAATGGTTTGCAGTCTGACCGACAAGTTACAATGGATAATGATGATTACGATTTCTTGATTAATAACGACAAAGAAAAAGTAGGATATTCTTCGCCAAGATATACAGCAAATTTGATGGTAAAATACGGCAAAGAGAGCGGTAATTATCAGATTAACGGAGCCGATACCGAAGAGAAATATATCGAAAACCGAAAAATGTTGGAAGGTCGCTATCTTTCACCGATGGATTTGCAACGTAAACAAAATGTTGCGGTTATTGGTAGAATGGTACAGCGGGATTTGATTAAAAACGGAAGTCCGGTTGGTAAAGATTTAGATATCAACGGAACGATGTTTAAAATAGTCGGTGTTTTTTCTGACGATGGCGGAGATTGGGATGAAAGACATATTTCTATTCCGATTACCACTTTGCAGCAGATGAAAAAAGGTTCAGATACGGTAAGTACGGTGTATATCGCTTATAATGAAAATTTGAATCCGGAGCAGGCAATAAAATATGGTGATGAACTGAAAAGCCGTTTAAAATCCAGGAAAAATGTTTCTCCTGATGACGAAAATGGAGTTCGCGTCTGGAACAACGCCCAAAACATGAGCGATACTTTTACGTTTATGGCTGTTCTTACCGGAATTGTAGGTTTTATCGGTATCGGAACTTTATTGGCAGGAATTATCGGGATCAGCAACATCATGGTGTATATCGTAAAAGAACGAACCAAAGAAATCGGTGTACGAAAAGCGATCGGCGCAAAACCGGGAAGTATTGTCGCATTGATTGTTCAGGAAAGTGTTGTGATTACTGTTGTTTCAGGATTTGTAGGCGTTGGATTGGGAGTTTTAGCTTTAAATTTAATTGGAGATAATTTAGAAGAATATTTTATTAAAAATCCAAGTGTAGGTTGGTTTGAAATTATTGCCGCGTTTATTGCTTTGGTATTTTCAGGTTTGATTGCCGGATTTGTTCCCGCTTACAGAGCTTCGAAAATTAAACCGATTGAAGCATTAAGAACAGAATAA
- a CDS encoding ABC transporter permease: MNILFKKDTWQEIYYSLKNNKLRTFLTMIGVGWGMFLYVVLLGSAKGMENGFDKLFSGFATNSIFLWAQNTSIPYEGFPKGRQMNLKLQDIDMLQRKVNEIEYISPKNSRGNFGSAGEQMSRNGKTATYNLNGDYPIGNKISEKKLIYGRYLNDADVSQNKNVAVIGEEVYKNFFDSKKKENPIGKSINVKGIFFNVIGVFRVKKGGGMDNDQTVFIPLSTFTKIFNDGDNVDVFAIVSKPNADVNFVEDKVKDELKKKNQVSPEDTNAFGSFNLGKEFKKLTGFLSGMQLLTIIVGTLTILAGVIAISNILLITVKERTKEIGIRRALGAKPSEVRNQILLESVVITLSSGLLGFIFGIFVLMIANSLTQNQDDFPFYNPTVNYGNVFSAMAVMVILGLIIGMIPAQRAVKIRPIEALRSE, from the coding sequence ATGAACATTTTATTTAAAAAAGATACATGGCAGGAGATTTATTATTCACTCAAGAATAATAAGCTTCGTACGTTTCTTACCATGATTGGCGTGGGTTGGGGAATGTTCCTTTATGTAGTTTTACTGGGTTCTGCAAAAGGAATGGAAAACGGTTTTGATAAATTGTTTTCAGGTTTTGCAACGAATTCTATTTTTCTTTGGGCGCAAAATACTTCGATTCCTTATGAAGGCTTTCCGAAAGGAAGGCAAATGAATCTGAAACTTCAGGATATCGATATGTTGCAGCGAAAAGTGAATGAAATTGAATATATCTCTCCAAAAAACTCAAGAGGTAATTTTGGATCTGCAGGCGAACAAATGTCGAGAAACGGAAAGACTGCAACCTATAATTTAAACGGAGATTATCCGATCGGGAATAAAATTTCAGAGAAAAAACTGATTTACGGAAGATATCTTAACGATGCAGATGTTTCGCAAAATAAAAATGTAGCGGTAATTGGAGAAGAGGTTTACAAGAACTTTTTCGATTCTAAAAAGAAGGAAAATCCGATTGGAAAATCAATCAATGTAAAAGGAATTTTCTTTAATGTAATCGGAGTTTTCAGAGTAAAAAAAGGAGGCGGAATGGATAATGATCAAACTGTTTTTATCCCACTTTCTACATTCACCAAAATATTTAACGACGGAGATAATGTAGATGTTTTTGCGATTGTAAGCAAGCCGAATGCAGATGTAAATTTCGTAGAAGATAAAGTAAAAGACGAGCTGAAAAAGAAAAATCAGGTTTCACCGGAAGATACCAATGCTTTCGGAAGTTTTAATCTTGGAAAAGAATTTAAAAAACTGACCGGATTTTTGAGTGGAATGCAGCTTTTAACCATCATTGTAGGAACATTAACGATTCTTGCAGGAGTTATTGCCATTTCAAACATCTTGTTGATTACGGTAAAAGAAAGAACCAAAGAAATTGGGATCAGAAGAGCTTTAGGCGCAAAACCTTCGGAAGTAAGAAACCAAATTCTTCTGGAAAGTGTTGTGATTACATTAAGTTCAGGTTTACTCGGATTTATTTTTGGAATTTTTGTTTTGATGATTGCAAATTCGTTAACACAAAATCAGGATGATTTTCCGTTTTATAATCCAACAGTAAACTATGGAAATGTTTTCAGTGCAATGGCGGTGATGGTGATTTTAGGTTTAATTATCGGAATGATTCCTGCACAAAGAGCGGTAAAAATACGTCCGATTGAAGCATTGAGAAGTGAATAA